Sequence from the Maribellus comscasis genome:
GGTTCCTTTTTTTAAAAGAATATAGGTGTAAACCCAGTTGTTTCCCCATGATGTAAAATCGCGATAAGAGCGTATTTGTTCCATTGGCAGGAGGAAATTGAATTTAAGGTGTGAGTTTCCGGGAGGGTCTTCAATAACCGCAGCAACAACAAAGTCTTGATTGCGGTTAATATTGATTACTTTCCCAATCGGATCTTCTTTCCCAAAATATTTTTCGGCCATGGTTTTGGTCAGAAGAATGGTATTGGGCGAAGTAAAAAAATCCTCTAAACTTCCGCGTACTATGTGGAAATTGAAAAATTTAAAAAATGAAGAGTCTACATTAAATCCGTTCCCTTCTTCAAAATGTTTGTCCTGATACCGGAAAAGTCGTTTGTTAAAAATTTGTGCAAAAAAAGTAACCTCTTCAATTTCGGCGTAGTTTTCCTTTAGTGCTTCGGGCAAGGCAGCAGGCGTAGATGCCACTTGGTATAATTCTCCAGCTTGCTCTTGAACCTGAAATACTCTGTAAACACGGTCAGAATTTGGAAAAAACTTATCGTAACTCAATTCATGTAAAACGTATATTCCTATAATCGTACAACAGCTAATTCCTATGGAAAGTCCTAAAATATTAATCAGTGAAAAAATTTTGTTTTTCCAAAGGTTTCGCCATACTATTTTGAAATAATTTGTAATCATTATTTAGTTGCTAATTTATTCGTACCTTAAAGTTTCCACCGGGTTTTTTGTGGCAGTATTCCAGCTTTGCAGGGTAACAATTGTTATGACAAAAGCAAAAGTTCCGAATCCTGTTAATGCAAATATCCACCAATCTAAATTTGTTTTATAGGCAAAACTTTCCAACCATTTTTGCATGAGTTTATAAGCGATAGGCGATGCAATTATAAATGCTGCAAATACCCAGATTACAAAGCGGTAATTAATGATTTTGAAAATATCCAACAGTGTTGCCCCGTTTACTTTGCGAATACCTATTTCCTGTGTTTTGTTGATGCAGATTTGGAATACCTGGCCAAGTATCCCGAGCATCACTAAGATAAATGCAACAATTGAAAAGGAGGATATTGCTTTCCCAAGTTGCTCGTCTTTGGCATACATTACACTAAGCCTGTCATCAATAAATTCAAATTCCATTGGGTATTCTTCCGGCACAACCGATTTCCACACTTTTTCCAGTTCTGAAAGTTGTGAGGATAAATTTCCTTCAGATAAGCGGATGGAATAATTTGGGAAATTGTTAATGTACTGCTGATCTATCGCAATAATTACAGGAGTTATGGCTTCTCTGAAGGACATAAACTTAAAATCTTTCATTAGGCCTACGATAGTAAAGCGGTTATCGTATTTTGGATTCTCACTTTCTTCCCATTGATTTTTTTTCAGCGCTGTTTCATTTACAATACAGATTTTGTCTGTTTTTCCTTTTCCGATTTCCCAATTTCTAAGCATCTCTATATCATACGTTTTTATAAAGTCATTGTCGGCATAAATTAAATATCCATCGGGAGTTGTGGCGTTTATTATACCCGGAATCCCCTGGCTAATGGATGAACTTTGTACGAATGGCAATTTTTCCATTTCGCTTTTTAAGGTATTTGCCAATTTTAAATTCCCGTTTAGTTTCAGGTAAATAATGTTTTCTTTCTGAAAACCGAGGTCGGCGTGTTTTGCAAAATGAAGTTGTTTGTTGATAAAGAACAGGCAAATAATCAGCGCTACAGCAACAGTAAATTGAAAAACGGAAAGTACATTGGTAGCAACCCCCCCGCCATGTTTAACATATCCGCCTTTCAGGTATTTTATTAAGTTGAACTTTATTAGTCTCCATTGAGGTAAAAGTGAATTTATAAATATGATAGAACTACTTATTAGAATCACCAACAGTAAGGGCGTTGGACTAAATAATGATTCAATACGAATCGTGCTTTCCAATAACTGGTTGGCAAAAGGTAGGAATAGGAATGATAACAATAATGCCAATGCTATTGCGACAAACACTCCGATAAATGATTCGGACAGAAAGTATTTAAAAATATTTGACAGCGCAGCACCGTTGGTTTTTCGTATCCCGATGCTTTTTATTTGGGTTTGATGTTGAGTTATGGAATAGTTTATATAATTAATTACAGATAGTACCAATATTAGTCCTGCTATGGAAGCTAACAGAAATATCAGTTTTGTATTTCCTTTTCTTGTGTAATGTGCTCTGTCCAGAATATCGGTTGAATGCAAATAAATATCGGATATGGGTTGTAGCCCAACCTGCTCGTGTATTTTTTGAAGGTTTTTCAGGCTACTGTTTAGTTTTTCGTTGAAATCAATCGGATTTATATGGTCAGTTAATTTTACATAGTAATTTACAGCTTTTATACTGTATCCGTCTCTTTTCATTTGGCTCCACTGCATACCTCTCTCAATATTCAGAAAAATAGAAATGTCGGGAAAGCTTGTATTTTGGGGCAAATCTTCAACAATGGCAGATACAAACAATTCAGTTCCCTGCATATCGTCTAATACAATTCTTTTACCAAGGACATTTTCTCCCTCAAACATTTTATTTGCCATTGATTGTGTGAGCACAACAGAATTTTTATCCAGTAAATCGTTATTTCTTGACTTTTCAAGGATTTTGAGTGACAGCAAATCGAACATTTCATCTGTTGTCTTCATACTGTAATCATACTTAAAGCTTTTGTTTTCAGTTAATAATAAAAAGTTATTGCCACTGGAAAAGTTGTATGGAGCCACATTCTCAATTTCGCTGTAATTGTCTTTTAATGTGTTTCTGAGGTTGTAATCAAAAGCGGTAGTTTTTTCATTAAAGAATTTTGAATCAAGATCTACCAACCTGAAAATACGCTCGTGGTCTTTAAAAGCCGTGTCGGTGGTAAATTCGCTGTAAGCATAAAGGCCAATTATAATACAAACGGCAAATCCTACTGCAAATCCACCAATGCTTAGTGCCGAGTAAAACTTGTTTCTCTGTAGGCTTCTAATTGCTGTGTTTAGATAATGTAGAATCATTTTAATGTGGTTTATAAATTACATTTTACCTCTTTGCGAGCTTACTCATATCGTAATGCCTCTATCCCGGGTCATTTTGTTCTCGGGATCTTCGCACTCCTCACTATTCGTATCGAAGTGCTTCAACCGGATTCCTGGTTGCCGCCTTCCAACTTTGCCAACTCACGGTTAATAATGCAATTCCCAAAGCCAGTAACCCAGCTAATGCAAATATCCACCAGCTTAATGTGGTTTTGTATGCAAAGTTTTCAAGCCATTTATTCATCGCAAACCAGGCAATTGGAGTTGCTACAATAAATGCAATCACTACCCATTTCACAAAATCTTTATTGAGCATCGTGAGTATTTCCGATATTTTAGCTCCATTGACTTTGCGGATGCCGATTTCTTTGATTTTGTTTTCTGCGGTAAGTCTCGAAAGAGAGAATATTCCTAAACTGGCAATAAATACAGCCAAAAGAGCAAATACACAGAATAGTTGTACCAATGTTTTTTCTGTGCGATATAGCTGGTCAAGTTCCTGGTTAATAAACTGACATTTATAAAGGTCGTTGGGTGCGCTGTGGTGAAAAACAGCTTCGATATAATCAAGTGTTTGAATGGTGTTGTTTCCTGATAATTTAATCAATGCATTGTTTGAATATTGTATATTCTTTTGCCAATAAAGTATCATCGGATTGATTTGGCTATGGAACGATTCAAAATGAAAATTTTCAACAACGCCAATTAACGCTCTGTTGTCTAGATTATAATTTTTGTCTTTTAGTGATGTGTTTTTTAAAATATCCCAAGCTGCTTTATTTAGAATGTAACCGCCGTTGGTTTGCGTTTTTATATTCCACGAGAAATTGTTGCCTTGTACCATTTTCATATCTAGCAATGGAATGAAGTCAGGGTCAACTTCGGCATAATTTACAACAACAGTTTTATCGTCAATTGTTATTTTGTTGGAGTATTGATTAAATTGGGTAATATCATCCGAAGCAAACGAAACGCCTTTGATATTCGGATTTTCAAGCAATTGTGTCTTAAAACTATTTAGGTTGTTTTTCATATCTGGCACTAATTTTACCGACAAAAGTTGTTCGTCGTCAAAACCTAAATCCTCATTTTGTATATAATTTAATTGCCTGTAAATAAATGCAGTTCCTATAATCAAGATAATTGAAACAACATATTGAAAAGTTATAAGTCCGTTGTTTAATCCTTGTGATTTTATAACATTCTTACTGTCTTTCTTCCATTGCTGAATGTTCTTTTGAGTAAGAAAATAAGCCGGGAAAAATCCGTAAATAACCACTAATGTGGCAAGAAATAGAAGGGCATATAATACATATTTGAAGCTAAGAAATTGTTCATAATGGAGTGATTTCCCTATTAGATTCTGGTATGGATTTAAGGTCAGAAAAACAAAAAGCGAAGCAATAAGTATTGCGCTGAAACATAAGACTAAGGAATCAAAAGCATACTGGAAAAATATGGTCATTCGCGAACCTCCCAGTATTCTTTTTACTGTTACTTCCTGCATTTTCTTTAATCCTTGCGAGATAATAAGATTAATGAAATTAATACTGGCAATAACAATAATCAGTACACCAATAATAATTAAAACAATCAACAAATAAAGATTCCCTTGTTTGCTTTCATCGACAGGAGCTGAATCAGTAGCTAAATAAATTGAATTAAACGGGCGCAAACTAAAATTCAGAGATTGTCCCTGTAATCGTTCCATTTTAGTAAAGAAGGAATCCATTTTGCTAGCAAGCTGTTTCGGATTGGTGTTTTCTTCAAGCATAAAATACGAAATCATCCCCCAATTCCAGGTGTCATCGCCAAGATGATAACGGTCTTCTGCCGATTTAAAAGAAGCAAGAGCTTTAGCAGGAAGGTGAAAGTCAGAAATGTCTTCAATCACTCCGGTAACCGTATAAAAGTCTTGTCCTTTAAAGTTTATACGTTCTCCAATAGGATTTTTATCTCCGAACATTTTCTTTGCCAACGATTTGCAAAGCACGATTGAATAAGGTGCATCCAAGGCTGTTTTATAATCTCCACTAATAAATGGAATGGTAAACATTTCAAAAAATGAACCTTCGGCAAAGCACATATCGTCAACCTCATAGAAATTATCGTCGTATCGCAGCCAGGGATTATTAAACGACTTAATAACTGTTGCTTCCTCAATTTCAGGGAAATTTTTCTTTGCTATACGGCTAATAGCAAGAGGTAATTGGTTTTCATCCCCTGCTTCCAACCTGTAAATCTGCTGTCCGTTGGCTTGAGATTTATCATAATTGAACTCGTTTACGACGTAAAGCATTATAAGCATAAAAACAGTTAATGCTATCGACAAACCACTCAGATTAATAATAAAATGAGATGATTTGTGCCAAATATTTCTGAATGATTGTTTTAAGTAATTCATATTGTTGTCTATTTATTCATACCTCAATGCCTCCACCGGATTCCTAGTAGCCGCCCGCCAACTCTGCCAACTCACCGTTAGCAAAGCAATTCCCAACGCCAACACGCCTGCTAATGCAAATATCCACCAACTCAATGTGGTTTTGTAGGCAAAGTTTTCGAGCCACTTGTTCATTGCATACCATGCAATTGGTGTAGCTATAATAAATGCAATTACTACCCATTTCACAAAGTCTTTATTGAGCATCGTTAGTATTTCCGATATTTTTGCGCCGTTTACTTTTCGAATGCCGATTTCTTTAATTCGTAATTCGGCAGAATATATTGACAAAACCATCAAGCCTAAACACGCTATAAAAAGGGCTAAAAAGGTAAAAATATTCAAAAGTATATTCAGGTTCTGTTCGGCTTGGTATTGTTTACCTAAAGTTTCATTTAAGAATGAGTAGGCAAATAAACTCCCCGGAGATGTTGTTTGTATCAGTTTTTCAATATCGGTTAATGCTCCGCTTATGTTCGAGCTATTAATCTTAACGTATAAATTGACAAGAAAATAATAAGTGTTTGTTATCGCAAGAGGTTCAACCTCGGCGTGTAACGATGAATAATTAAAATTTTGAACTACACCAACAACATTGTGTTTGGTGTCGCCAACAACAATTTGTTCGTTAAGTGGATTTGTAAAACCATAAGCATCAACTGCTGCCTGATTAAGAATGACTGATGGCGTTTGAGACTTGGTAAAGTTGTTACCGTCAGTGATTTTCATATTTAATAACGAAATTAAACGCCCATCGGTGTTTAACACCCTCACATCAGGTAAATTTTCCTTGTTTTTTTGCGATAACGGATAAATTGTGGAAAAACCGATACGTTTTCCTAATTCATATGAAGTAAGCGATACATCAACTATATTCGGATTTTTCAGCAACTCATTTTTCAGCACATCTCCATTTTTCTTGAATTTATTATATAGGTCGCCATATAATTTGACAGATAT
This genomic interval carries:
- a CDS encoding ABC transporter permease yields the protein MILHYLNTAIRSLQRNKFYSALSIGGFAVGFAVCIIIGLYAYSEFTTDTAFKDHERIFRLVDLDSKFFNEKTTAFDYNLRNTLKDNYSEIENVAPYNFSSGNNFLLLTENKSFKYDYSMKTTDEMFDLLSLKILEKSRNNDLLDKNSVVLTQSMANKMFEGENVLGKRIVLDDMQGTELFVSAIVEDLPQNTSFPDISIFLNIERGMQWSQMKRDGYSIKAVNYYVKLTDHINPIDFNEKLNSSLKNLQKIHEQVGLQPISDIYLHSTDILDRAHYTRKGNTKLIFLLASIAGLILVLSVINYINYSITQHQTQIKSIGIRKTNGAALSNIFKYFLSESFIGVFVAIALALLLSFLFLPFANQLLESTIRIESLFSPTPLLLVILISSSIIFINSLLPQWRLIKFNLIKYLKGGYVKHGGGVATNVLSVFQFTVAVALIICLFFINKQLHFAKHADLGFQKENIIYLKLNGNLKLANTLKSEMEKLPFVQSSSISQGIPGIINATTPDGYLIYADNDFIKTYDIEMLRNWEIGKGKTDKICIVNETALKKNQWEESENPKYDNRFTIVGLMKDFKFMSFREAITPVIIAIDQQYINNFPNYSIRLSEGNLSSQLSELEKVWKSVVPEEYPMEFEFIDDRLSVMYAKDEQLGKAISSFSIVAFILVMLGILGQVFQICINKTQEIGIRKVNGATLLDIFKIINYRFVIWVFAAFIIASPIAYKLMQKWLESFAYKTNLDWWIFALTGFGTFAFVITIVTLQSWNTATKNPVETLRYE
- a CDS encoding ABC transporter permease, whose translation is MNYLKQSFRNIWHKSSHFIINLSGLSIALTVFMLIMLYVVNEFNYDKSQANGQQIYRLEAGDENQLPLAISRIAKKNFPEIEEATVIKSFNNPWLRYDDNFYEVDDMCFAEGSFFEMFTIPFISGDYKTALDAPYSIVLCKSLAKKMFGDKNPIGERINFKGQDFYTVTGVIEDISDFHLPAKALASFKSAEDRYHLGDDTWNWGMISYFMLEENTNPKQLASKMDSFFTKMERLQGQSLNFSLRPFNSIYLATDSAPVDESKQGNLYLLIVLIIIGVLIIVIASINFINLIISQGLKKMQEVTVKRILGGSRMTIFFQYAFDSLVLCFSAILIASLFVFLTLNPYQNLIGKSLHYEQFLSFKYVLYALLFLATLVVIYGFFPAYFLTQKNIQQWKKDSKNVIKSQGLNNGLITFQYVVSIILIIGTAFIYRQLNYIQNEDLGFDDEQLLSVKLVPDMKNNLNSFKTQLLENPNIKGVSFASDDITQFNQYSNKITIDDKTVVVNYAEVDPDFIPLLDMKMVQGNNFSWNIKTQTNGGYILNKAAWDILKNTSLKDKNYNLDNRALIGVVENFHFESFHSQINPMILYWQKNIQYSNNALIKLSGNNTIQTLDYIEAVFHHSAPNDLYKCQFINQELDQLYRTEKTLVQLFCVFALLAVFIASLGIFSLSRLTAENKIKEIGIRKVNGAKISEILTMLNKDFVKWVVIAFIVATPIAWFAMNKWLENFAYKTTLSWWIFALAGLLALGIALLTVSWQSWKAATRNPVEALRYE